The nucleotide window AAATTTAGCGCTCTACCCACAAGCAAAGGTACCAGAATTGCTCCCGCATACATCGCGAGTACGTGCTGAATGCCCAGTGAAAAAATTCTCATCTTTTTGGTTTCTTTCATCCCACGTTGCCCCCCTGAAATTAGAATCAACCGAACCGCTGCAAAATCATGTTATGTTGATTCACATTATATAAACTATTCAGGGAAGTTCCATGATTCATAACATAGAATTGTTATAACATATAAATAGCCCAACTTAAATTGGGCGTGTTGTACAAAAGGGAATCTCAAACCTTTTATGTCGCGTTATATTATCTAACATAATAATTAACACAATTCTTTTTACACTCAGAAGAAATAAAATTGAACGTGCGATTTATCTTGAAGTATTCATGTTGAGACATAATGTCCGTACATCATAACTTGTTTCATATTCTCAGCTTGTCCAGTTAAGAGGCTTGATGTTAAAACGCTGCTCCATGACCTCTCCGTTCTGATGAACCCTCTCCGTAAACAATAATTCTTCTCTAGTCATCAGAACAACGGATGAAGCTCTGGTTCCATAGTCAAATTTTTCACTCTTAACAAATATGGGAGAAAGCAAACGTTCCCACTCCAATGGAACGCCTGTATGGGGTAGAAGCTCATCCACTGAAGGGTCTGCCAATTGTAGCAAATCTAATATTTGCTCTGTCAGGGTACTTTCTTCCTCCCCGTTGATGATTTTCTCCAGTCCTTCTTTTCCACGTTTCACCTTAGGCCAATCCGTATTGATCAAGTGATTACTAATCCCGTATATTCCCGGTTCCAACTTCATCACAACGTTGCCCACATTAGAATAATAATAGAGGTCGTCTGGATCACCCACCAACAAATTGTATCCAGGGTAATCATTGCGATTTTGCTCCGCACGTGGCATATATTGCTCAGGTGAGGACGTTCCCTTTAAAAAATCAGCAACCAGATCTCCTCTTGAACACTTGGCATGTACATCTTCATTCGGATCACGATAATTCGTGACAGCAGCCAGACGTCCCCCTGTTGTTACGCCCATCCAGGTTCCCATTTTCGACAAATCCCGGCCTGCCAATATTTGAGGGTGATCTTCCCAATAATGTGCTTGAGCCGTAGGTCTGTGATAGAATTCATCCCTATTGGATCCCAATATAAGCGGATACTTTGGATGCAT belongs to Paenibacillus sp. FSL H8-0079 and includes:
- a CDS encoding NRDE family protein gives rise to the protein MCLILFAYNMHPKYPLILGSNRDEFYHRPTAQAHYWEDHPQILAGRDLSKMGTWMGVTTGGRLAAVTNYRDPNEDVHAKCSRGDLVADFLKGTSSPEQYMPRAEQNRNDYPGYNLLVGDPDDLYYYSNVGNVVMKLEPGIYGISNHLINTDWPKVKRGKEGLEKIINGEEESTLTEQILDLLQLADPSVDELLPHTGVPLEWERLLSPIFVKSEKFDYGTRASSVVLMTREELLFTERVHQNGEVMEQRFNIKPLNWTS